The stretch of DNA AATCGGCGCTTGAAGCATTTGACACTCAAAGTTTCGATATTTGTCTGCTAGATATAATGATGCCTGAGATAGACGGGTTTGAACTGGCGCAGAAGATCCGTAATAAAAATTCTGAAATTCCCATTATTTTTATTTCTGCTAAAACATTGAAAGAAGACAGGATTAAAGGATTGAAAATTGGTGCAGATGACTATTTGGTAAAACCATTCAGCATTGAAGAATTGATATTAAAAATTGAAGTTTTCTTAAAGCGTTCCAAGAAACCTAATAGCTATGCATTAAAATACAAAGTTGGAAAGTATGATTTTGATCCTAAAAACTATACTTTAACTGATCTGGAAAATACAATTAACCTTACCCAGAGAGAGTCTGAACTACTCCTCTATTTTATACGTCATAAAAACACGGTTCTCAAAAGACAGGATATCCTGAAGGCAATCTGGGGAGATGATGATTATTTTATGGGACGAAGCCTTGATGTATTCATTTCCAGACTAAGAAAAGTATTTGCAGATGAACAAAAAATATTCATTGAAAATCTACACGGCATAGGATTCCGATTTTATGAAAAACAATAAAATTTGAATGGATTTTATAGAATTTAAACTGATGGATCGTAATTCTTTGATTTTTATTTAAATTTATCCCTCAGAAAAATACTCGCCATGAAAAGATCAGGAATCTCCGTTTTTTTATTCATCCTATTTTTTAGCATTTATGGTAAAGCTCAAAAATTTGAAAAACTCATTCAATATGTAAATCCAATGATAGGAACTGAAAAGATGGGGCATACCTATCCCGGGGCAACCGTTCCTTTTGGATCAGTCCAGCTAAGTCCGGAAACAGATACGATTTCTTATGAGCTTAACGGGAAATACAACGGAGAGGTTTATAAATACTGTGCAGGATACCGATACGAAGACAAAACAATTGTAGGTTTCAGCTCTACCCATTTTAGCGGGACAGGCCATTCGGATCTTGGAGATTTATTACTTATGCCAACTGTAGGTCAACTACAATTGAACCCCGGAACAGCTTCACACCCTGAAAAAGGCTACAGAAGTAGATTTTCACATCAAAACGAAAAAGCAGAGGCCGGTTATTATCAGGTAAAACTGGAAGATCATGGTATTTTAGCAGAACTTACTGCTACTACGAGAGTCGGGGTTCACCGTTATACCTTTCCAAAGTCAGATCAGTCTCACATTATTTTAGATTTAATGGCCGGTATTTATAATTATGACGGCAAAAATGTATGGACATATGTTCGGGTAGAAAACGGAAACACGATTACAGGATACCGACAAACTAGCGGATGGGCAAGAACCAGAACAGTGTATTTTGCCATACAATTTTCCAAACCTTTCAAATCTTACGGCCAGAAAAATTATGATGGTAAACAAGTATATGGCGGATTTTGGAGAAAGTTTGACCAAACCAGGAACTTCCCGGAAATTGCAGGTAAGAACCTGAAAATGTATTTTGACTTTGATACCAATGAGAATGAAGCTATTGAAGTAAAACTTGCATTATCCCCGGTAAGCCAGAAAAACGCTTTGGATAATCTGGAAAAAGAAACCGCCCAATTATCTTTTGATCAGGTAAAGGCTAAAGCTCAGGAAGACTGGAATAAAGAACTAAATAAAATCGTTATTAAAAGCTCCGAAACTGAAAAAACAAATTTCTATACAGCCCTATACCATACGTTTATCAATCCTACAACCTATATGGATGTTAATGGAGAGTATAAAGGCTTGGATCAGAACATTCACAAGGCAGAAGACTTTACTAATTATACCACTTTTTCACTTTGGGATACTTATCGGGCACTTCATCCACTATTTAATATCATTCAACCCAAAAGAAATGATGATATTGTAAAATCAATGATGGCTCATTACGAACAGTTTTCTATGAAAATGCTTCCTATCTGGTCTCATTATGCCAATGAAAACTGGTGTATGAGTGGCTATCATAGTGTGAGTGTGGTTGCCGATGCAATTATTAAAGGTGTATATACAGGAGATGCAAAAGAAGCATTGAAAGCCTGCGTAGAAACGGCTAACAAAAGAGATTATGAAGGTATTGGATCGTATATAGATTTAGGATATATTCCTGCCGAAAAAAGTGGCACTTCAGTATCCAATACTTTAGAATATGCATATGATGACTGGGCAATTGCTCAGCTCGCGAAACATTTGGGAGAAACTGAAATTTATAATCAATTCATTAAACGATCTGAAAACTGGAAAAATAATTTTGACAAAAGCACAGGTTTTATGCGCCCCCGTTTAGCAGACGGAAGTTTTAAAAAAGAGTTTGATCTTCTGAGTACTCACGGGCAGGGTTTTATCGAAGGAAACTCATGGAACTACAGCTTCTTTGTTCCTCAAAACCCTGATGCATTGATCACATTGATGGGTGGGAAGAAAAAATTCTCATCAAAACTAGACGAATTATTCACTATGCATCTGCCTGATGAATTTTTTGCAGATACAGAAGATATTACCCGGGAAGGAATTATCGGTGGTTATGTCCACGGAAATGAACCGGCTCACCATGTAGCTTACCTTTATAACTGGGCCGGACAGCCATGGAAAACCCAGTCGCAGATCCGCCAAATTCTGGATATGCAATACAAAGCGACTCCTGATGGATTAGGAGGAAATGATGACACCGGGCAAATGAGTGCCTGGTATATTTTAAGTTCTCTTGGATTTTATCCTGTTGCCCCCGGTTCGGAAGATTATGCAATCGGAAGCCCTGCCGTTGATCATGCTACCCTGAATCTGGAAAATGGAAAAACTTTTGAAGTTGAAACAATCAATCAGAGCCCTAAAAATGTATACGTTCAAAAGATTCTTTTAAATGGTCAGGAAATTAAAAACTTTACTTTAAAGCATTCCGATATTGTAAAA from Chryseobacterium piperi encodes:
- a CDS encoding response regulator transcription factor, encoding MEKSKILYAEDDKTIAFLIQDSLESYYEISCYPDGKSALEAFDTQSFDICLLDIMMPEIDGFELAQKIRNKNSEIPIIFISAKTLKEDRIKGLKIGADDYLVKPFSIEELILKIEVFLKRSKKPNSYALKYKVGKYDFDPKNYTLTDLENTINLTQRESELLLYFIRHKNTVLKRQDILKAIWGDDDYFMGRSLDVFISRLRKVFADEQKIFIENLHGIGFRFYEKQ
- a CDS encoding GH92 family glycosyl hydrolase, whose amino-acid sequence is MKRSGISVFLFILFFSIYGKAQKFEKLIQYVNPMIGTEKMGHTYPGATVPFGSVQLSPETDTISYELNGKYNGEVYKYCAGYRYEDKTIVGFSSTHFSGTGHSDLGDLLLMPTVGQLQLNPGTASHPEKGYRSRFSHQNEKAEAGYYQVKLEDHGILAELTATTRVGVHRYTFPKSDQSHIILDLMAGIYNYDGKNVWTYVRVENGNTITGYRQTSGWARTRTVYFAIQFSKPFKSYGQKNYDGKQVYGGFWRKFDQTRNFPEIAGKNLKMYFDFDTNENEAIEVKLALSPVSQKNALDNLEKETAQLSFDQVKAKAQEDWNKELNKIVIKSSETEKTNFYTALYHTFINPTTYMDVNGEYKGLDQNIHKAEDFTNYTTFSLWDTYRALHPLFNIIQPKRNDDIVKSMMAHYEQFSMKMLPIWSHYANENWCMSGYHSVSVVADAIIKGVYTGDAKEALKACVETANKRDYEGIGSYIDLGYIPAEKSGTSVSNTLEYAYDDWAIAQLAKHLGETEIYNQFIKRSENWKNNFDKSTGFMRPRLADGSFKKEFDLLSTHGQGFIEGNSWNYSFFVPQNPDALITLMGGKKKFSSKLDELFTMHLPDEFFADTEDITREGIIGGYVHGNEPAHHVAYLYNWAGQPWKTQSQIRQILDMQYKATPDGLGGNDDTGQMSAWYILSSLGFYPVAPGSEDYAIGSPAVDHATLNLENGKTFEVETINQSPKNVYVQKILLNGQEIKNFTLKHSDIVKGGKLTFYMSNKAKR